A region of Nostoc sp. 'Peltigera membranacea cyanobiont' N6 DNA encodes the following proteins:
- the nusA gene encoding transcription termination factor NusA has product MSMVTLAGLKELIESISRERNLPRLAVQSAIREALLKGYERYRRAQNLERKQFDEDYFENFEVELDIEGEGFRVLSTKTIVEEVNNTDHQISLEEVQQVAPEAQLGDSVVLDVTPDQGEFGRMAAMQTKQVLAQKLRDQQRQMVQEEFQDLEGTVLQARVLRFERQSVVLAVTSNFGQPEVEAELPKREQLPNDNYRANATFKVYLKKVSQGQQRGPQLLVSRADAGLVVYLFANEVPEIEDEVVRIVAVAREANPPSRYVGPRTKIAVDTLDRDVDPVGACIGARGSRIQVVVNELRGEKIDVIRWSPDPATYIANALSPARVDEVRLMDPESRQTHVLVAEDQLSLAIGKEGQNVRLAARLTGWKIDIKDKAKYDYAGEDEKFTAVRAKYQSEQDDLDFEEELEDENQDELEEEDSFDNNDDE; this is encoded by the coding sequence ATGTCAATGGTTACTTTAGCTGGATTAAAAGAATTAATTGAAAGTATAAGTCGCGAGCGGAATTTACCCCGTCTTGCAGTTCAATCAGCTATTAGAGAAGCACTACTTAAAGGCTACGAACGTTATCGTCGCGCCCAAAATTTAGAGCGCAAACAGTTTGATGAAGATTATTTTGAGAATTTTGAAGTAGAACTCGATATTGAAGGAGAAGGATTTCGCGTTCTTTCCACCAAAACCATTGTCGAAGAAGTCAATAACACAGATCACCAAATTTCCCTAGAGGAAGTTCAACAAGTAGCTCCTGAAGCACAGTTAGGCGACTCGGTGGTACTGGATGTTACCCCCGACCAAGGAGAATTTGGTCGGATGGCGGCGATGCAAACTAAGCAGGTATTGGCGCAAAAATTACGGGATCAACAGCGCCAGATGGTGCAAGAAGAGTTCCAAGATTTAGAAGGAACTGTTCTCCAAGCAAGAGTCCTACGGTTTGAACGGCAATCAGTAGTTTTGGCAGTCACCAGTAATTTTGGTCAGCCAGAAGTAGAAGCCGAATTACCGAAGCGGGAACAGTTGCCCAACGATAATTATCGGGCAAATGCTACCTTCAAGGTATATCTGAAAAAAGTCTCCCAAGGTCAACAACGAGGGCCACAATTGCTTGTATCTCGGGCTGATGCTGGTTTGGTGGTTTATCTTTTCGCCAATGAAGTCCCAGAAATTGAAGATGAAGTGGTACGGATTGTTGCCGTAGCTAGGGAGGCAAACCCCCCCTCCCGTTATGTCGGTCCCCGGACTAAAATAGCTGTAGATACTCTCGATCGCGATGTAGACCCAGTTGGTGCTTGTATCGGAGCCAGGGGATCGCGAATTCAAGTGGTAGTCAACGAATTACGCGGTGAAAAAATAGATGTAATTCGCTGGTCGCCAGACCCAGCAACATATATCGCTAATGCTTTAAGTCCAGCCCGGGTAGATGAAGTACGCCTAATGGATCCAGAATCCCGGCAAACTCACGTACTCGTGGCTGAAGATCAACTTAGTTTAGCCATTGGGAAAGAAGGACAAAACGTCCGTTTGGCAGCCCGCCTGACTGGTTGGAAAATAGACATCAAAGACAAAGCTAAATATGACTATGCAGGAGAGGATGAGAAATTTACAGCTGTCAGGGCTAAATATCAGTCAGAGCAAGACGATCTTGACTTTGAGGAAGAATTAGAGGATGAAAATCAGGACGAATTAGAAGAAGAGGATAGTTTTGACAATAACGATGACGAGTAA
- the rimP gene encoding ribosome maturation factor RimP: MAHPLVPQIIDLATPVAEELGLEVVGVVFHTHQSPPVLRVDIRNPQQETGLNDCERMSRALEASLDAAEFVPEAYVLEVSSPGISRQLLTDREFISFKGFPVIIFTSPPYDGQQEWIGQLIRRDETTLYLNQKGRVVEIPRSLITKVQLDERR, encoded by the coding sequence ATGGCTCATCCTTTAGTTCCACAAATTATTGATTTGGCGACACCAGTAGCAGAAGAACTGGGATTGGAAGTGGTTGGCGTGGTTTTTCACACTCACCAAAGTCCACCAGTGTTGCGGGTAGACATTCGCAATCCTCAGCAAGAAACCGGATTGAATGATTGTGAGAGGATGAGCCGTGCTTTAGAAGCCTCCTTAGATGCTGCGGAATTCGTTCCAGAAGCTTATGTCTTGGAAGTGTCTAGTCCTGGTATTTCGCGACAACTGTTAACAGACAGGGAATTTATTTCCTTTAAAGGATTTCCTGTCATTATCTTCACTTCGCCACCCTACGACGGACAACAAGAGTGGATAGGTCAGTTGATTCGCCGGGATGAGACAACACTTTACTTAAACCAAAAAGGTCGTGTAGTCGAAATTCCCCGCTCCCTAATTACAAAGGTGCAGCTAGACGAGCGCCGATAA
- a CDS encoding peptidoglycan-binding domain-containing protein — MWCGFGKSSATFAVTCLITASVVVADTGFAAPQRSYTPEQFRAVLRGFGYNVKVTNGALTDEETKKAIREFQTGYKLKPVDGIAGPKTQAYAANIVQILHTNLNAVVKPNPPLPRDHFYGSRTEAVVKEYQKKYQLQETGIANLALRQKLNEEAKTVFSQPTATPSPTPTSKPTAKPTAKPTAKPTAKPTAKPMATPTATPTATPTATPTATPTATPTATPMATPTATPMATPMATPMATPTP; from the coding sequence ATGTGGTGTGGATTTGGAAAATCAAGCGCGACTTTTGCTGTTACTTGCCTGATAACAGCTAGTGTGGTAGTTGCAGACACAGGTTTCGCAGCTCCTCAACGTAGCTATACGCCAGAGCAATTCCGTGCTGTGTTGCGAGGATTCGGCTATAACGTCAAGGTAACAAATGGTGCTTTGACGGATGAGGAAACTAAAAAGGCAATTCGTGAATTTCAGACAGGTTATAAGCTAAAACCAGTTGATGGGATAGCAGGGCCAAAAACCCAAGCTTATGCTGCTAACATCGTTCAAATTCTGCACACAAATTTGAATGCAGTGGTGAAGCCTAATCCTCCCCTCCCACGCGATCATTTTTATGGTTCCCGCACCGAAGCAGTGGTGAAGGAGTATCAAAAGAAATATCAATTGCAAGAAACTGGAATTGCTAATTTAGCACTCCGCCAAAAACTGAATGAAGAAGCCAAGACAGTCTTCAGTCAGCCAACGGCTACACCATCACCTACGCCGACTTCTAAACCAACGGCTAAACCAACGGCTAAACCAACGGCTAAACCGACGGCTAAACCGACGGCTAAACCAATGGCTACACCAACAGCTACACCAACAGCTACACCAACGGCTACACCAACGGCTACACCAACGGCTACACCAACAGCTACACCAATGGCTACACCAACAGCTACACCAATGGCTACACCAATGGCTACACCAATGGCTACACCAACACCCTAA
- a CDS encoding M48 family metallopeptidase has protein sequence MTRKILTGLSSAAYEHPFDRKALASLQNMPGVSLLLKKINEYGIDRLLRLQSLGSEIKISSRNFPKLHQAFVETCEILDVTPLPELYLFQGTGHIETYIVGVEKPLVGINLDAMEWLDPDELLYVFGHEIARIKSQHMVYHQMAIVMPTLKNLLSSTTLGVGGLIAGGMELGLYNWRMMARFTADRAAMLACQDIDVATTTLMKLAGLPDEYLTTAVIEDFLVQAREFASNNFDSVDKVTKILSYTESGLSWVVMRAGELLKWVDSGAYDNLIQQNNLNILEESEESEEKEEKTPGEKEGWNFLTSW, from the coding sequence ATGACTAGAAAAATATTAACTGGACTGAGTTCAGCAGCCTACGAACACCCTTTCGATCGCAAAGCCTTGGCTTCTTTGCAAAATATGCCTGGTGTCTCCCTGCTACTAAAAAAAATTAACGAATACGGTATCGATCGCTTACTCAGGCTGCAAAGCCTTGGTAGTGAAATTAAAATTTCGTCCCGTAATTTTCCCAAATTACATCAAGCATTTGTAGAAACCTGCGAAATTCTTGATGTTACTCCACTTCCTGAACTGTATCTATTTCAAGGCACAGGCCACATTGAAACCTATATTGTTGGGGTAGAAAAACCCCTTGTTGGTATCAATTTAGATGCAATGGAGTGGCTCGATCCAGATGAGTTACTTTATGTTTTTGGACATGAAATTGCTCGCATTAAAAGTCAGCACATGGTTTATCACCAAATGGCAATTGTGATGCCAACTTTGAAAAATTTGTTAAGTAGTACGACGCTGGGCGTGGGTGGCTTGATAGCTGGTGGTATGGAATTGGGTTTGTATAATTGGCGGATGATGGCTAGGTTTACTGCCGATCGCGCTGCAATGCTTGCTTGTCAAGATATTGACGTAGCAACTACTACACTGATGAAACTCGCAGGTTTGCCAGATGAGTACTTGACTACTGCTGTCATCGAAGATTTCCTTGTTCAAGCCCGTGAGTTTGCATCCAATAACTTTGATAGTGTGGATAAAGTCACTAAAATATTAAGCTATACAGAGTCTGGGCTTTCTTGGGTAGTTATGCGGGCTGGTGAATTATTAAAATGGGTTGATTCTGGAGCTTATGATAATTTAATTCAACAGAACAATTTAAACATATTAGAAGAATCAGAAGAATCAGAAGAAAAAGAAGAAAAGACACCAGGAGAGAAGGAAGGGTGGAATTTTTTAACTTCTTGGTGA
- a CDS encoding cofactor assembly of complex C subunit B, with product MTNDNDNRVLRRLPIVVGGLGAVLLLINRLLTPELTQSQSRGDVVGVILSAVLILTGLIWQQVQPRSPDIVELIGEEGFVLAADLPEALKTELAWASHLLLTNTVTRSLVVYYQGKVLLRRGILGTKSEIVPGVILKQVLEKQKPIYLVALKIYPGRLEFDYLPENTQGVICQPIGNQGALILGANAPRSYTKQDENWVAGIADKLAVTLNSTLSNQAT from the coding sequence ATGACAAATGACAATGACAATCGAGTTTTGCGTCGTCTACCCATTGTGGTGGGTGGGCTAGGCGCAGTGCTTTTGCTGATTAACCGTTTATTGACACCGGAATTAACCCAGTCGCAATCGCGCGGTGATGTGGTGGGCGTGATTTTGAGTGCGGTGTTAATTTTGACGGGTTTAATTTGGCAGCAAGTTCAGCCGCGATCGCCTGATATTGTAGAACTAATTGGAGAAGAAGGTTTTGTATTAGCAGCAGATTTACCCGAAGCCTTGAAAACAGAGCTAGCCTGGGCATCTCATTTATTGTTGACTAATACAGTAACGCGATCGCTAGTGGTTTATTACCAAGGTAAAGTTTTGTTGCGTCGCGGTATTTTGGGTACTAAATCTGAAATTGTACCAGGAGTAATCTTAAAACAGGTACTCGAAAAACAAAAGCCAATTTATCTAGTTGCTCTAAAAATATATCCAGGTAGGCTTGAATTTGACTATTTACCAGAGAATACTCAAGGTGTAATTTGTCAACCGATTGGCAACCAAGGTGCGCTAATTTTGGGAGCGAATGCTCCTCGCAGTTATACCAAACAAGATGAAAACTGGGTTGCGGGAATTGCTGATAAATTAGCCGTTACTCTTAACTCTACTTTATCCAACCAAGCGACGTAA
- the rpaB gene encoding response regulator transcription factor RpaB — MESHKEKILVVDDEASIRRILETRLSMIGYDVVTAGDGEEALETFRKTEPDLVVLDVMMPKLDGYGVCQELRKESDVPIIMLTALGDVADRITGLELGADDYVVKPFSPKELEARIRSVLRRVDKNSASGIPSSGVIHVANIKIDTNKRQVYKGDERIRLTGMEFSLLELLVSRSGEAFSRSEILQEVWGYTPERHVDTRVVDVHISRLRAKLEDDPSNPELILTARGTGYLFQRIIEPGEE, encoded by the coding sequence TTGGAAAGCCATAAAGAAAAAATCTTGGTGGTAGACGACGAAGCCAGCATTCGCCGGATTTTGGAAACGCGCCTTTCCATGATTGGCTACGATGTAGTGACTGCTGGCGACGGGGAAGAAGCTTTGGAAACTTTTCGCAAAACTGAGCCTGACCTGGTAGTTTTAGATGTAATGATGCCAAAGCTAGACGGCTATGGTGTATGTCAAGAATTACGAAAAGAATCAGATGTCCCCATTATTATGCTAACAGCCTTGGGTGATGTCGCCGATCGCATCACCGGGTTAGAATTAGGTGCTGATGACTATGTAGTTAAACCATTTTCCCCCAAGGAGCTAGAAGCCCGGATTCGCTCAGTACTGCGGCGGGTAGACAAAAACAGTGCTTCTGGCATTCCCAGTTCTGGGGTAATCCATGTTGCTAATATTAAAATCGATACGAATAAGCGACAAGTCTACAAAGGCGATGAGCGAATTCGATTGACGGGTATGGAGTTCAGCTTGTTAGAGTTGTTAGTCAGTCGCTCTGGAGAAGCTTTTTCTCGTTCGGAAATTTTGCAAGAAGTTTGGGGTTATACGCCAGAACGTCATGTAGATACCCGCGTAGTAGATGTGCATATATCCCGTTTGCGGGCAAAGTTAGAAGACGATCCTAGCAACCCAGAATTGATTCTGACAGCGCGGGGTACTGGTTATCTTTTCCAGCGAATTATTGAACCAGGGGAGGAGTGA
- the radA gene encoding DNA repair protein RadA yields the protein MAKPKTFFTCNECGAESPQWFGKCPACGTYNSLEEQISIQSSVDVPSRGGVSSWQSAQGNGKSHAKPAKARASLTFDQITDRQIARWESGYGELDRVLGGGVVPGSMVLIGGDPGIGKSTLLLQVSNQLAQKYRILYVTGEESGQQVKLRASRLGVSKTLGVVNEENEEKVTVVVDPTLPIDPDSIGADLYILPETDLEEILREIDSLKPNVAVIDSIQTVFFPALTSAPGSVAQVRECTAALMKVAKHEDVTMLIVGHVTKEGAIAGPKVLEHLVDTVLYFEGDRFASHRLLRTVKNRFGATHEIGIFEMVADGLREVDNPSELFLGNRDDPAPGTAIVVACEGTRPIVVELQALVSPTSYPSPRRAGTGVDYNRLVQILAVLEKRVGIPMSKLDSYVASAGGLNVEEPAVDLGIAIAIVASFRDRIVDPGTVLIGEVGLGGQVRSVSQMELRLKEAAKLGFKRAIVPKGTKFPDLNIEILPVSKVIDAIIAAIPHQELTADDLEPDEDE from the coding sequence ATGGCAAAGCCAAAAACCTTTTTCACTTGTAACGAATGTGGAGCAGAATCGCCCCAGTGGTTTGGTAAGTGTCCAGCTTGCGGCACATACAACTCTTTAGAAGAACAGATCAGTATTCAGTCTTCAGTAGATGTACCCAGTCGGGGGGGAGTTAGTAGTTGGCAATCAGCTCAAGGCAATGGTAAATCTCACGCTAAACCAGCTAAAGCACGAGCCTCCTTAACGTTCGATCAAATTACCGATCGCCAAATAGCTCGATGGGAGTCTGGTTATGGAGAATTAGATCGAGTCCTTGGTGGTGGAGTTGTCCCCGGTTCTATGGTGCTGATTGGTGGCGATCCGGGTATTGGGAAATCAACTTTATTGTTGCAAGTATCAAATCAATTAGCACAGAAATATCGCATTCTTTACGTAACTGGTGAAGAATCGGGACAGCAGGTAAAATTACGAGCTTCTCGTTTGGGAGTATCAAAAACCCTAGGTGTGGTGAATGAAGAGAATGAGGAGAAGGTAACAGTAGTAGTAGATCCGACACTTCCTATAGACCCTGACAGTATAGGTGCAGATTTATATATACTGCCAGAAACAGATTTAGAAGAAATTTTACGAGAAATAGATTCTCTAAAGCCAAACGTGGCAGTGATTGATAGTATCCAAACAGTATTTTTCCCGGCACTGACTTCTGCGCCTGGTTCGGTGGCTCAGGTACGGGAATGTACAGCAGCATTGATGAAGGTGGCGAAGCATGAAGATGTCACCATGCTGATTGTGGGACATGTCACCAAAGAAGGAGCGATCGCCGGGCCAAAAGTTTTAGAACATTTAGTCGATACGGTGTTGTATTTTGAAGGCGATCGCTTTGCCTCCCATCGATTATTACGCACAGTAAAAAATCGCTTTGGTGCAACTCATGAAATCGGCATCTTTGAAATGGTGGCAGATGGATTGCGAGAAGTTGATAACCCCTCAGAATTATTTTTAGGCAACCGTGACGATCCCGCCCCTGGTACGGCTATTGTCGTTGCTTGCGAAGGCACTCGCCCGATAGTTGTGGAATTGCAAGCTCTTGTAAGTCCCACCAGCTACCCTTCACCTCGTCGGGCTGGTACTGGCGTAGATTACAACCGCTTGGTGCAAATCCTCGCCGTCTTAGAAAAACGGGTGGGAATTCCCATGTCGAAGTTAGATTCCTACGTTGCTTCTGCGGGTGGGTTGAATGTGGAAGAACCGGCGGTAGATTTAGGAATTGCGATCGCGATCGTTGCGAGTTTCCGCGATCGCATCGTCGATCCCGGTACAGTATTAATCGGTGAAGTTGGGCTAGGCGGACAAGTGCGATCGGTTTCCCAAATGGAACTGCGGTTAAAAGAAGCTGCTAAGTTGGGATTTAAAAGAGCGATCGTGCCAAAAGGGACAAAATTTCCCGACTTAAATATTGAGATATTACCAGTATCTAAAGTAATAGATGCGATTATCGCCGCCATCCCCCATCAAGAATTGACAGCCGACGATTTAGAACCCGATGAAGATGAGTAA
- a CDS encoding B12-binding domain-containing radical SAM protein: MRILLVYPIFPKTFWSYEKILELVDRKVLLPPLGLVTVAAILPQEWEFKLVDRNIRAATEEEWAWADVVILSAMIVQKQDLLEQIQEAKKRGKLVAVGGPYPTSVPHEVENVGADFLILDEGEITLPMFIEAIQRGETSGIFRATEKPDVTGTPIPRFDLLELDAYDMMSVQFSRGCPFQCEFCDIIVLYGRKPRTKAPAQLLAELDYLYELGWRRGVFMVDDNFIGNKRNVKLLLKELKVWMAEHKYPFRFDTEASIDLAQDAEMLELMVECGFSAVFLGIETPDEDSLQMTKKFQNTRSSLTEAVQTITKAGLRPMAGFIIGFDGEKAGAGDRIVRFAEQAAIPSTTFAMLQALPNTALWHRLKKEGRLRENQDGNINQTTLMNFLPTRPLEELAREYIEAFCTLYDPVNYLDRTYRCFLMMGLPSWKAPAKMPEWIVVKALLIVIWRQGIKRETRWKFWHHLFSILKHNPGVIEHYISACAHNEHFLEYRQIVRDQIESQLAEYLAQGAEQPYVLVKKKAEEKAEAVVS, from the coding sequence ATGCGAATCTTGTTAGTGTATCCAATATTTCCCAAAACCTTTTGGTCTTATGAAAAAATCTTAGAATTAGTCGATCGCAAAGTTTTATTACCACCTCTGGGTTTAGTGACAGTAGCCGCGATTCTCCCCCAAGAATGGGAATTCAAGCTAGTCGATCGCAACATTCGTGCAGCAACAGAAGAAGAGTGGGCATGGGCAGATGTAGTAATCCTCTCCGCGATGATTGTCCAGAAGCAAGATTTACTTGAGCAGATTCAGGAAGCCAAAAAACGTGGCAAGTTAGTTGCAGTCGGCGGCCCTTACCCCACCTCTGTCCCTCACGAAGTTGAAAATGTTGGCGCAGATTTTCTGATTCTGGATGAAGGGGAAATCACTCTGCCGATGTTTATTGAGGCAATTCAACGGGGTGAAACTTCTGGCATTTTCCGCGCCACAGAAAAACCTGATGTCACAGGCACACCAATACCCCGCTTTGATTTATTAGAATTGGATGCTTATGACATGATGTCGGTGCAGTTTTCGCGTGGGTGTCCCTTCCAGTGCGAATTTTGCGACATTATTGTTCTCTACGGGCGCAAACCACGCACCAAAGCCCCAGCACAACTGTTAGCAGAGTTAGATTACCTCTACGAATTGGGTTGGCGGCGGGGTGTGTTCATGGTGGATGACAACTTTATTGGCAACAAGCGAAATGTAAAATTGTTGCTGAAAGAGTTAAAAGTCTGGATGGCAGAACACAAGTATCCCTTCCGGTTTGACACTGAAGCTTCCATTGACTTAGCGCAAGACGCAGAAATGTTGGAGTTGATGGTTGAGTGCGGTTTCTCGGCGGTGTTTTTGGGAATCGAAACGCCGGATGAAGATAGTTTGCAAATGACCAAAAAGTTTCAAAATACTCGCAGTTCTCTAACTGAGGCAGTGCAAACCATCACCAAAGCCGGATTACGGCCAATGGCTGGGTTTATTATCGGTTTTGATGGCGAAAAAGCAGGTGCAGGCGATCGCATTGTCCGTTTTGCAGAACAAGCAGCAATTCCCTCAACTACCTTTGCCATGTTGCAAGCGCTACCTAACACCGCGCTTTGGCATCGCTTGAAAAAAGAAGGGCGACTGCGGGAAAATCAAGATGGCAACATCAATCAGACAACATTGATGAACTTCCTCCCCACCCGTCCCTTGGAAGAACTTGCCAGAGAATATATCGAAGCCTTTTGTACTTTATACGACCCAGTAAATTACTTAGATCGCACCTATCGCTGTTTCTTGATGATGGGTTTACCAAGTTGGAAAGCGCCAGCAAAAATGCCAGAGTGGATTGTTGTAAAAGCACTACTAATTGTGATTTGGCGACAAGGAATTAAACGGGAAACCCGTTGGAAGTTCTGGCATCATTTGTTTAGCATTCTCAAGCATAACCCTGGAGTTATTGAGCATTACATCTCTGCTTGTGCCCATAACGAGCATTTTCTAGAGTATCGCCAAATTGTGCGCGATCAAATTGAAAGTCAGCTAGCTGAATATCTAGCACAAGGTGCAGAACAGCCTTATGTGCTAGTGAAGAAAAAAGCTGAGGAGAAAGCTGAAGCGGTAGTCAGTTAA
- a CDS encoding tetratricopeptide repeat protein, giving the protein MNDEFYNRGLEKARRKDYAGAIEEFNHALQLTPYFTEAYLQRGLAYYDSGAILKAVSDYTEALKLNPESIEAYYCRGLARVALKNLPGALEDVERAIRLNLNYAAAYNLRGMVRRKQGYIQDAIANFKKAAQLYLEQQDKENCRLCLERIKQLQPQELPVVQQSRSTNAPILSTNDYFTQLLEKAEKGDTQEALADLNWVLKADPQDAQAYCCRGVVRCKMGNYREAIADFNQALRLNFQDAIVYRNRGKARSILGDHQGAIADLNQALQMQPQDPLVYIARGNAYRTTGNYLGAIQDYTQALQINPNDAQAYYNRGIAYTCLEEIQNAVEDYQRAASIFCEQEDWGNYQQVLNSLEKIQKFSPQSKKQKYNLLHQRLLRMVGGYWEIAERLIQQKQDYFPGMSDEWYLQKVIDDLERDRGR; this is encoded by the coding sequence ATGAATGACGAATTTTACAATAGAGGGTTGGAAAAAGCTAGGCGAAAAGACTACGCCGGAGCAATTGAGGAATTTAACCATGCTTTACAACTGACACCTTACTTTACTGAAGCTTACTTGCAACGGGGTTTAGCATATTATGACTCAGGGGCAATCCTTAAGGCTGTTTCAGATTATACCGAAGCCCTGAAGCTGAATCCTGAGAGTATAGAGGCGTATTATTGTCGTGGATTGGCTAGGGTGGCGCTGAAAAATTTACCGGGGGCGCTAGAGGATGTTGAACGCGCTATTCGTCTCAATCTGAATTATGCTGCGGCTTATAATCTGCGGGGGATGGTGCGGCGCAAACAGGGTTATATTCAAGATGCGATCGCTAATTTTAAAAAGGCTGCACAATTATATCTAGAACAACAGGATAAAGAAAACTGCCGCCTGTGCCTGGAACGAATTAAACAGTTACAACCCCAAGAATTACCTGTTGTACAGCAATCGCGTTCTACCAATGCGCCAATTTTATCCACCAATGATTATTTCACGCAATTATTAGAAAAGGCTGAAAAGGGAGATACCCAAGAAGCACTGGCAGATTTAAACTGGGTATTAAAAGCCGATCCGCAAGATGCCCAAGCCTACTGCTGTCGTGGAGTTGTGCGTTGTAAAATGGGAAATTATCGAGAAGCGATCGCAGATTTTAATCAAGCATTGCGACTAAATTTTCAAGATGCCATTGTCTATCGCAACCGAGGTAAAGCCCGTTCTATATTAGGAGATCATCAAGGTGCGATCGCGGATCTTAACCAAGCACTCCAGATGCAACCACAAGATCCCCTAGTCTATATAGCCAGAGGTAATGCCTATCGGACAACAGGTAACTATCTCGGTGCTATTCAAGATTACACCCAAGCACTGCAAATAAATCCTAATGACGCTCAAGCTTACTACAATCGCGGCATTGCCTATACTTGTTTAGAAGAAATTCAAAACGCTGTGGAAGATTATCAACGGGCGGCGAGTATCTTTTGCGAACAAGAAGACTGGGGAAATTATCAACAAGTCTTGAATAGCCTAGAAAAAATCCAAAAATTTAGTCCGCAGTCAAAAAAGCAAAAATATAACCTGTTACATCAGCGACTTTTGCGAATGGTTGGGGGATATTGGGAAATAGCCGAAAGATTGATTCAGCAAAAGCAGGATTATTTTCCTGGAATGTCAGATGAGTGGTATTTGCAAAAAGTTATTGATGATTTAGAACGCGATCGCGGTAGATAA
- a CDS encoding DUF711 family protein codes for MKIRTITTGISFQSLQDREKIKQAAEFNQQAQIVFEKQGYEVQTTRIATNSWEEYLQDLSKIEIINEIQIIEQLCQSLNISFFNIGYASKPESISIIPDINKNTSIIYCSSKIGNRETGINFENARESAKAIKRVSQETENGYGNFRFCVWANCQPGIPFFPTAYHRGDTSFAIGLELGDLVMQAFSQEKNLIAAEENLQSLLELELNKVAVIAEKISDKFGIAYTGIDTSLAPSLNKKNSIAFAYEQLMSGKFGASGTLTISGMLTRVLKNVSVKICGYSGLMLPVCEDVGLATRANEQTYDITNLLLYSAVCGCGLDTVPIPGDITIEKIADLLIDMATLAIKLDKPLSARLFPIPNKKAGEMTTFNSPYLVDCKIFTVN; via the coding sequence ATGAAAATCAGAACTATCACAACAGGTATATCATTTCAATCTTTACAAGATCGGGAAAAAATTAAGCAAGCTGCTGAGTTTAATCAGCAAGCGCAGATTGTCTTTGAAAAACAAGGATATGAAGTACAAACAACTAGAATAGCTACTAATAGCTGGGAAGAATATTTGCAAGATTTGTCAAAAATTGAAATCATCAATGAGATTCAAATTATAGAACAACTTTGCCAAAGTTTGAATATCAGCTTTTTCAATATTGGTTATGCCAGTAAACCCGAAAGTATCAGTATAATTCCAGATATAAATAAAAATACATCGATTATTTATTGCTCAAGCAAAATTGGCAACAGGGAAACTGGTATAAACTTTGAAAATGCCAGAGAATCTGCCAAAGCTATTAAACGTGTTTCCCAAGAAACTGAAAATGGTTATGGAAACTTTCGGTTTTGTGTATGGGCAAACTGTCAGCCAGGTATCCCATTCTTTCCTACAGCTTACCATAGAGGCGATACATCTTTTGCTATAGGTTTAGAATTAGGCGACTTGGTAATGCAAGCATTTTCACAAGAGAAAAATCTTATCGCAGCAGAGGAAAATCTCCAATCACTTTTAGAATTAGAATTAAATAAAGTCGCCGTTATTGCTGAAAAAATATCTGATAAATTTGGGATTGCATATACAGGAATTGATACCTCTCTAGCTCCATCTTTAAATAAGAAAAATAGTATTGCTTTTGCTTATGAACAATTGATGAGTGGCAAGTTTGGGGCTTCGGGAACTCTCACCATTTCTGGTATGCTGACTCGTGTGTTGAAAAATGTCTCAGTAAAAATCTGTGGTTACTCTGGACTGATGCTTCCAGTTTGTGAAGATGTGGGACTAGCTACCAGAGCTAACGAGCAAACTTATGATATTACAAATTTATTATTATATTCAGCAGTTTGTGGCTGTGGACTAGATACAGTTCCGATTCCAGGTGATATAACCATAGAAAAAATTGCAGATTTATTAATTGATATGGCAACTTTGGCTATCAAGTTAGATAAACCACTCTCAGCCCGATTATTTCCCATTCCAAATAAAAAAGCTGGGGAAATGACTACATTCAATTCCCCATATCTCGTAGATTGTAAAATATTTACAGTTAACTAA